CCCGAGGCGCTCGGCGAGCGCGGCCTGGCTCCATCCCGCCTCTGCCCGGAGCACTCGGAGTCGGTTTCTCACCTTCGGCGGCCCTGCACGAGGGCGACGAGCGCCCACGTACCCATGCCGGCGCCGTAGACGATCCACCCTGCCGCCCGGGTGGCAGCGCCGCCGACGCCGACGAAGCCGAGTGTGATGGCCGTGACCATGGCGACGCCGAAGCCGGCCGCCATGGCCTCCAGCTGCAGGGATCGCTGGTACTCGTCGATCCGACGGAGATGCCGGACCACGGCCCGCACGCCCCACAGCGCGGGGACGATGGGAAGCAGGAGCAGGACCCATTCGCCGACGCGGTCGACCTTGTCGCCGACCAGGGAGAGGGCCAGAGCGAGGACGACCGCGTAGCCGGTGATCGCGGGCACCATGTCCCGGCGGTAGGCGGTTCGCTGGCGCTGTTCGATCGTCGTGTTGGCGGCCATGCACAGAACTGTAAAGGACACTTGTCGTAATGACAAGCGACCTTGTCATTGAAGTTGTGGCCCCAGGCCGTCCCGGAACGCCAGCTCAGCTGGGTTCGGCCCGGAGGAGGAGGCGTTCGAGGGCGGCGACGATGGTGTGGCTGTCGTCGGGGCTCAGAGGTTCGAGGAAGCGGCGGTCGGCCTGCGTCCTGGGGCTGTGGGTGTCCCGGCTCCCCGCCGGCCGAACGTTCGGCCGCTGGGTCCTGGCGTCGGCGAGAATCCGTGCGATTACGGATGTGGTGATCACGGCGACGCCCTTAGCGTGGGTGGCAGTTGGCTGTGGAGGTGAAGGGCGCGGGATCGATGAAGAGGCTGTTGCGTGGCTTCGCGTCGGGTGCCGGCGTGGTCGCTCTGGGCGGGTGCTGGCCGATGCCAGGGGCGAACCCGGATCGCACCAGCTCCACCCACGGCGTCGACGTGACCGACGGGAACGCCACGCTCATCGACTACGGCCTCCCGTCGTAGAGCCGCCCCGACGAAGGATCGATCACCCATGGGGCTCGATGCCAGCGTGGAGTGCACGTGTCGCCGCGAGGGCCTGACCAGGCCGCCGCCGTTCGCGCCCGAGCTGCTGATCCGCGACGAGGACGATTGGCTCACCCTTGACCTGCCCGAAGGCGGTGACCCCGAGCCTTGGCGCCGCTTCGACGCCTGGATGCGCGGTTGCTGCGAGCACCCCGACATGGAGCTCGCTCGTGTCCGGGCGGCGAGTTGGCCAGACCTGCAGGCCTTCGATGCCGCTCTGGGGAGGGCAGGTCGGGATCTGTTCCCGACCCTCAGCACCGAGATCCCCCACCTCAACGGCGGCACCACGAACCCGGCTGCCGCGGTGCGAGCACTCGCAGAGCTGGCCCTGTTCGAGCACCGGAGCGACCTGGGCGACAACTGGTACCTGGTCGACGTCGGTACCGGCATCATCGTCAACGACTACGACGCCATCGGCGCGGGCAGGGCCTTTCACCTCAACGCCTTCGTACAGGCCGACGGGAGCGGGATCGACATGGGATTCGACCCGCACGGGGTCTACCTCGTGAGCCGGACCGAACCGCCCCGTGAGCTGTTCCGGGCCATGCGCCTGGAACAGCGCGCCGAACGACATCAGGGACGACCGGACAGCTACCGCATCGAGTTCGTCGACCTCTTGGCCCAGGTCTTCCGAGCCGCGATCACCACGGACAACCCCGTGCGCTGGACCTGAGAAGTCGTCAGCCCTCGGGTGACGCTCGACAGGTGGCACCAGTCCGGCGTCGACAAATGTCGGGAGACGTCGTCGCCCGGCTGCGATGCTGAGGGGCGGGATGTCTCTTCGGCTCGTTGCGCTCTGCGTCGATGCGAACGATCCGCTGGGCCTCGCGCGGTTCTGGGCCGAGGCACTGCGCTGGGAGGTCGCTGACGAGACCGCCGAGGAGGTCCGTCTCCTGCCGACCGACGGCACGAGGTTCCGGATGGACTTCATGCCGGTCCCGGAGCCCAAGGTGGGCCCGAACCGGCTCCACCTCGATCTGACGAGCACGTCCCTGGACGACCAGCGGGATTCGGTGGACTGGCTCGTCGAGCTCGGCGCGCGCCACATCGACATCGGGCAGCGACCCGAAGAGGGCCACGTCGTGCTGGCTGATCCCGAGGGCAACGAGCTCTGCGTGATCGAACCGGGCAACTCGTTCCTCGCGGGCTGCGGGCGCCTGGGTTCGATCACCTGTGACGGGACGCGAGAGGTCGGGTACTTCTGGAGCGCCGTGCTCGGCTGGCCGTTGGTCTGGGATCAGGACGAGGAGACGGCGATCCGTGCTCCCGACGGCACCGGGCCGTTGATCACCTGGGGTGGTCCGCCACTGTCCCCGAAGCTCGGCAAGAACCGGCTCCGCCTCGAGGTCGCGCCGCTCGACGGAGCCGAACAGCACGCCGAGGTCGAACGTCTCGTGGCGCTCGGCGCGACCCGGGTCGACATCGGCCAGGGCGACGTCGACCGGGTCGTCATGGCCGATCCCGACGACAACGAGTTCTGCGTCCTGCCGCCTGCGTAGTCGGCGGTCCGACCCCGAGCCCTTGAGGTCAGGGCGGTTTCGTGGCGATGACCAGCTCCGTGTCGCCCGGCCAGTCCCAGAACAGCCCTTCGGGGGAGCGGCTGAGCAGCAGGGCCCGCAGCTCTGCCTCGAACGGCGGCTGCCTGTCACCGAACAGGTGGGGAGCGGACCAGGACATCGAGAAGCAGCCGGCGACGAGGCTGTCGACGTCGCGCACGACGTCCGGCCGTCCGGGGGCGAAGACGTGGCGGGGCGCACCGAAGCGGGTGCGGGCCAGCGCGTCCTCGTAGCGGTCCGGTTGCGGCGACGCGAAGCCTCGTCCCGCCCGGCGGCGGGGCCCGAGGTAACGCTCGACCAGGTCCTGCACCTCGTCGTGGGGAATCGGCGGGTGGCCGGGGTTCGGAGGCACCGGACGCCCCTCGACGGTGTGGGCGAGGAGCACGATCGACCCGCCGGGATCGAGGAGGTC
This genomic interval from Acidimicrobiales bacterium contains the following:
- a CDS encoding class I SAM-dependent methyltransferase, which produces MAYDPTIYLGAAQHYAAGRPPYSAGLVTTLHREVGLDGHGRLLDVGCGPGILAVELAPHVDEAIGLDPDPGMLAEAARRAAQHGVADVEWRQGVAEDISSLQLGTFSLVTFGQSFHWTERERVAEAVYDLLDPGGSIVLLAHTVEGRPVPPNPGHPPIPHDEVQDLVERYLGPRRRAGRGFASPQPDRYEDALARTRFGAPRHVFAPGRPDVVRDVDSLVAGCFSMSWSAPHLFGDRQPPFEAELRALLLSRSPEGLFWDWPGDTELVIATKPP
- a CDS encoding VOC family protein, with the protein product MSLRLVALCVDANDPLGLARFWAEALRWEVADETAEEVRLLPTDGTRFRMDFMPVPEPKVGPNRLHLDLTSTSLDDQRDSVDWLVELGARHIDIGQRPEEGHVVLADPEGNELCVIEPGNSFLAGCGRLGSITCDGTREVGYFWSAVLGWPLVWDQDEETAIRAPDGTGPLITWGGPPLSPKLGKNRLRLEVAPLDGAEQHAEVERLVALGATRVDIGQGDVDRVVMADPDDNEFCVLPPA